The following coding sequences lie in one Pseudomonadota bacterium genomic window:
- the rplM gene encoding 50S ribosomal protein L13: MESQKTRLETPQTAERGWVVVDVTDKVVGRAASRIADILRGKHRASFTPHVDAGDFVVVLNAAKLRFTGNKLDDKNYYSHSGYFGGMKSISAGQQLEKHPDRVLRDAVWGMLPKNTLSKHIIKKLKIYPGSEHPHAAQSPTEIKL; encoded by the coding sequence ATGGAAAGCCAGAAGACCAGATTGGAAACTCCCCAGACCGCCGAACGCGGCTGGGTGGTCGTGGACGTGACGGACAAGGTGGTCGGCCGCGCGGCCAGCCGGATCGCCGACATACTCCGCGGCAAACACCGCGCGAGTTTCACCCCTCACGTGGACGCGGGTGATTTCGTGGTGGTGCTCAATGCCGCGAAGCTCCGCTTCACCGGCAACAAGCTCGACGACAAGAACTACTACAGCCACTCCGGCTATTTCGGCGGCATGAAGTCCATCTCGGCCGGGCAACAGCTCGAAAAGCACCCCGACAGGGTGCTCCGCGATGCGGTCTGGGGCATGCTCCCCAAGAACACGCTCTCGAAACACATCATCAAGAAGCTCAAGATCTACCCCGGCTCGGAGCACCCGCACGCAGCCCAGTCGCCGACCGAAATCAAACTGTAA